CGACGGCCAGGGTGCGGTACACGGTGGCCTTGGAAACGGGGGTGCGGTCGCGCCGCAGGAGTTCCAGGAGCTCGTCCGCGGCCACGTGGCCCCGGACGGAGAGGAGTTTCTCGACCACGCGCCGGCGGGGCCCGGTCAGGCGCAGGCCGCGGGAGCGCATGAAATTTTCGATGGCGCGGAGGCGCTCGTCCATAAATTGAAACTGAGACTCAGTCTCAACTCAGGGTACCTTTCGCCGCCCGTCGTGTCAAGGTTCCCGGCGATGCGGATCCGGCCGGAGGCGCCCGCCGAAAAAAAAGCCCCGCCGGCGGGCGGGGCCGAAAATGCGCGTTCCGGAATCCGGCCTTAGATCGGCGAGCGGCGCTTGGCGAAGCAGTCGCTGCAATAGACCGGACGGTCCCCCCGCGGCTTGAACGGAAGCTGGGCCTCCTTGCCGCATTCCGCGCAAATGGCGGGGAAGAACTCGCGCGGCCCGCCGGAGCCGCCGCCTCCTCGAGGACCGCCTCCCCCTCCG
This portion of the Planctomycetota bacterium genome encodes:
- a CDS encoding CxxC-x17-CxxC domain-containing protein is translated as MSSFTDKTLKCMECGAEFTYTASEQELHRSLGYQNEPKRCGPCREAKRQRKGGGGGGGGGPRGGGGSGGPREFFPAICAECGKEAQLPFKPRGDRPVYCSDCFAKRRSPI